The sequence GCCTTTGGCGGAATAGGCGCGCCCGCGGCAATGATAGGCCCGCCCGAAATTCGGATCGATGCGTATCGCAGCGCTGCAATCCTCGAAGGCGCGAGTCCAGTCATGCTTGAGGTAGTTAGCTTCCCCGCGCAGCTCGTAAGCGACGGCATTTGCCGGATCGGCTGCGATGATCTCGGTCTTTTCCGCGATGACGCGGTCGTTCGACGCTTCGTCTGCGCGGGCCACGGCCGTGGCGGCAATGATGACGGAACAAAGCAGACCGAAAACCCGGCCGATGGAACCGCAAATCATGTCTCAAGAATCCTGCGCCGAAACCGTGCCGGTCGGACGCGTGCGGAATCTGATCGACAGCGCCCAGCTGCCAATATGTCGCAGGCGGCGCGGTGCGGGTTCGAACGGGCGGGGTTTAAGCCGCGGTCGCCGGCGGCAGGGCCAGCACCGAATAGATCGCCTGGGCATCGCGCGAGGCGCGGAGCTTCTTGGCGATGTCCTGGTCGCGGAGGAGGCGGGCGATGCGGGCGAGTGCCTTGAGGTGGTCGGCACCGGCGCCTTCGGGGGCGAGCAGCAGGAAGACGAGGTCGACCGGCTGGCCGTCCATCGCCTCGAAATCGATCGGACGATCGAGGCGCGCGAACAGGCCGAAAATCTTTTCCAGCTTGGGCAGCTTGCCGTGGGGGATGGCGACGCCGTAGCCGACCGCGGTGGTGCCGAGCTTCTCACGCTGCAGCAGCACCTCGAACACCGAGCGTTCGTTCTGCCCGGTGAGCTCAGCGGCCTTCGCCGCAAGCTCCTGCAGGGCCTGCTTCTTGCTGTTGACCTTCAATGCCGGGAGAATCGCCTCGGGTGCGACCAGATCGGTAATCGGCATGGAAGGTTTCCGAGGTGAATTAAACCGACAGGTTCCGAATTGGCCAGCTTGGAAAGAACCACGCCGGGCCGGCGTCAAGAAGGTGAAGCAGGAGGGGGACTTAGCCCCGATCCTGATGTGGGGCGCTTCTACTCCAACGCAATCCCGGTGCCAACTGCTGCGTGCGGCTTTGCCCGGTCATTGTTAAGGGCTGCGGATGATACGGGGCCCGATTTTGGGCCCTAACCGCCCGCCTTCCCGTCACCTTTGGCCCCGGGCGGGTCGACCCAGCCCACATTGCCGTCGGCGCGGCGGTAAATGATGTTCACGCGGCCGCTGGAGCCATGCTGGAATACCAGGCAGGGTGCCCCGCTGAGGTCCAGTTCCATGACGGCTTCGCTGACCGAGAGCTGCTTCAGCGAGGTGGTGGCCTCGGCGATGATCACAGGGCTGTAGCCGGTGATCTCCTCCTCGTCCTCCCCTTCGCCAGGCGCCTCCAGCACGTAAGCCGTGGCGTCGAGCGCGGCCAGCGCCGCATTGGCGACATGGGTCTTGCGGGCCGAACGATCCTTGAGCCGGCTCTTGTAGCGCTTGAGGCGCTTCTCGATCATCAGGAGCGCCTGGTCGGCGCTGGCATAGGCGTCGGGCGCGTTCGAGTCGGCCTCCAGCGTGATACCCGAATCCAGATGCAACGCGCAGTCGGTGCGGAAGCCGAAGCCATCCTTGGAGAGCGTGATGTGGCCGGAATAATTGCCGTCGAAATATTTGCGCAGAACCTCTTCGGTCCGGTCGGTAACGCGGCCGCGCAGGGCCTCGCCGACGCTGACACTCTTTCCGGAAATTCGAAGGGTCATGTGATGCCTCGCTTGGTTACGCCGAGCTGCGATGACGCGTCATCGCAGCTGGGGTTGTTCCCTGCGCATGGTCCGCTCGGAAAGCCGCTGGGTCCTTGTCCGGATCATGCGCATGCTTGGACCGGTCTCGATGGGGGATTGAGAGTAGCGCGATTTGGCGCGAGCGCAATCAGGCCGGCTCGGTGTTGCGGGAGCGATCGGACAGTGCGGTGGAGAGGACGTTACCAAGAGCGCTCTGCTTGTCGCGGCGGCGTTGCACCGAGGAGGGGATGCGCATGGCTTCGCGGTACTTCGCGACCGTGCGGCGGGCAATATCAATGCCCGAGGCGCGTAACCGTTCCACGATGGTGTCGTCCGACAGGATCGCGGAGGGCGCCTCCGAATCGATCAGCTGCTTGATGTGGTGGCGCACGGCTTCGGCCGAATGCGCCTCGCCGCCGTCGGCCGAGGCGATCGAGGCCGTGAAGAAATATTTCAATTCGAATGTGCCGCGATTTGTCGCCATGTACTTGTTGGCGGTGACGCGCGACACCGTGGATTCATGCATCTGGATGGCGTCGGCGACGGCCTTCAGATTCAGCGGCCGCAAATGCGCGACGCCGTGGGTGAAGAAGCCGTCCTGCTGGCGCACGATCTCGGTTGCAACTTTCAGGATGGTGCGGGCGCGCTGGTCGAGCGCGCGCACGAGCCAGGTGGCGTTCTGCAGCGCATCGGTGAAGTAGGACTTGTCGCCGTCCTTGCCGATCTTCTTCGACAGCTCGGAATAGTAGGTCTGGTTGACCAGCACGCGCGGCAAGGTGTCGCTGTTGAGCTCGACATGCCAGCCGCCGTCCGGACCCGGGCGGACATAGACGTCGGGCACCATGGTCTGGAGCCGGGCCGAGCCGAACTTCATGCCGGGCTTGGGATTGAGGCGGCGGATCTCGCCGATCATGTCGGCGATGTCCTCGTCATCGACGCCGCAGAGCTTGCGCAGGGCGGCGATGTCGCGCTTGGCAAGCAGGTCGAGATGCTCGACGAGGGCCTGCATCGCCGGGTCGTAGCGGTCGAGCTCGCGGAGCTGGATCGCCAGGCATTCGCTCAAGGAGCGCGCGCAGACGCCGGGCGGGTCGAATTTTTGCAGCACGGCGAGGACGTCCTCGACCTCCTGCAGCGACGCGCCAAGACGTTCGGCGGCCTGGCCGAGATCGGGCGGCAGGTAGCCGGCCTCGTCGACGAGGTCGATCAGGTACTGGCCGATCATGCGCTGCGCGGGTGCGGTGAAGGCGACCGAGAGCTGCTCGGCGAGATGGTCCGACAGCGTCGTCTCGGCCGCGACAAAAGCTTCGAGATTGTAGTCTTCGTCACCCGAGGCGCCGCCGCCCCATTCGGTATAGGTGGTCGGTGCCGCGTCCTGGGCGTTGCGCGCCGCGGCCTCCGCCGGCTCCTCGGAGAAGACGTTGTCCAGGCCCGTGTCCAGGGTCTGCTCGATCTCGGCGCGGGTGCCGAGATCCTTGCTCATCCATTCTTCCTGGCCCGGCTCGAAGGCCTCGCCCGAGCCACCGCCCGGCTCGTCGCCGTTGCTGCCGCCGAAATCATCGCCGTCGCTGAACTGGCCGGCCTCGGCCGGGGCCTCGGTGGGCGCCTCGTCACTGGCCCGTTCCAGCAGGGGGTTACGCTCGAGTTCCTCTTCCACGAAGGTCGTGAGATCGAGATTGGACAATTGCAGCAGCTTGATCGCCTGCATCAGCTGCGGCGTCATGACCAGCGACTGCGATTGCCGGAACTCTAATCTCTGCGTAAGCGCCATGAAGCAAGAACCGATCCCAAAAAGTTGGTCCGATTTTTGCTTATCCTAGTCTCAGCCCGATGTACACGTCTTGACGAATTGGAAAAAAGGGCTAGAGGCGGAATTCCTCGCCAAGGTAAAGGCGGCGCACGTCCGGATCGGCGACGATCTCATCCGGGCTACCCTCGGTCAGGATTTCACCGGCATAGACGATGTAGGCACGATCGGTGAGGCCGAGCGTCTCGCGCACATTGTGGTCGGTGATGAGCACGCCGATGCCGCGATTGGTGAGATGGCGAACGAGATCCTGGATGTCGCCGACCGCGATTGGATCGATGCCGGCGAAGGGCTCGTCGAGCAGCATGTAGTTCGGACGCGTCGCCAGCGCGCGCGCGATCTCGACGCGGCGACGCTCACCGCCCGACAGCGCGATCGACGGTGATTTCCGCAGGCGCGTGATGTTGAATTCGTCGAGCAGGGAGTCGAGCTGCTGCTCGCGCTTCTTGCGCGAGGGCTCGACCACTTCGAGCACGGCGCGGATGTTCTGCTCGACGGTGAGGCCGCGGAAGATCGAGGCCTCCTGCGGCAGATAGCCGATGCCGAGCCGCGCGCGCTGATACATCGGCAGCTTCGTGACGTCGTGGCCGTCGAGCTCGATCGCGCCGCGATCGGCCTTGATCAGGCCCGTGATCATGTAGAACACGGTGGTCTTGCCGGCGCCGTTGGGGCCGAGCAGGCCGACCGCCTCGCCGCGGCGCACATAGATGCTGACGCCGCGCACCACCTGGCGGCTGCCGAAACTCTTTTCCACGCTATGCACAGCCAGGAAGCCCGGCCGCTTCAGGAGCTGCGGCCCGCCGCCGTTCGGCTTGGCGGCCGCCCTGACCGGATGGACCACCTGCGCACGCGGCGTCTCGGCCTGATAGTCGGCCTGGTAATCGACCTGATAGTCCGCTTGATAGTCCCCTTGGAACTGGTCGGGCGCATGCATCGGCTGGTCGCGGGCGATCGGCGGCGCGTCCCGCACCGGGCTTGGCACCAGCCCGCCGACGCTGTCACCGAGGGCGGTGATGTCCTGACGTGCAAATCCAGGCCGGCCGCGCTTGGCGGGGCGCCGACGGAACATGCTGAAGAGATCGACCATCCCCGCCTTCTAGCTTTTCGCGGCATTCGCGCGATCTGCCGCCCCGGCTTAATCGATTCGCCGACGCAGCATGAGTGAAGGGATGTCCCATGCCCAATGAAACACGCCCGGTAAGCGGCGGACCCCGCTTCGAAAGCCCTTCGCGCTAGATACAGTCTCGCCGGGCAAGCTTCAACCTCGGATCGGGGGCATCCGAAACAAGCCGTTGAATTTACTTTGGTTTACTTGCGCCGGGCAGTTGCAAGGGCGACCCCGCGGCGGGCTTGCCGCCTTGCCCGCCCTGGGCACCCGGGCCGCAATCATTGCTGCCGCCCTGCGGCAGCAGGGCCTGCACCCTGCCGCTATCCGATTCCACCCGCGAGACGCCCGTCGTCATGTCGACCATCAGACGGTCGCCGCGCAGCACGTTCTTGCACTGCGTCAGGACCACCTGGCCGCCGCTGCCACCGAGCATGGTGATGAGGTTGGTCTTGGTGTCGAACACGGCGGTCTCGCCGGTCACCACCTGATCCTTCTGGGTGACCACCACATTGCCGCGCGCCTCGAGCCGCTTGATCGACGAGGCGCCGCCGGGCCCCGGTGTCGCCGACTGCATCGGCGCGCCGGTGCTGCTGTTCTTGGCTCCCTTCGCCGGCGGCTGCGCCGTCGCGGGCTTGTCACCACCCGACTCGTAGAACACCACCAGCGTCTTCGAGGTCATGGTGGTGTCGCCCTGCACGACCTTCACATTGCCGGCGAAGGTCGCCTCCTTCTTCTTGTCCCGCATCTCGAGCGAGGCGGCCTCGATCTGGATCGGCTGATCGCGGTTCTGCGAGAAGCCCTGCATGGCGTTCGGCACGCCCTGCATCGTGCTCTGCGCGATGGCCGCACCGCCAGCGACCAGCGCGGCGCCGAAGGCCAGCGCGGCCGCACCGATGATGGCGCGACGCTTGTCCTCGTTGCGCGGAAAAATCCTGATCATGAAAATCACTTTGAATTGGCAGACTTGTTCTTTGACTTGGCCGGCGGCGGCGCGGGCTCGGCCGGCGCAGGCTGCGCGGCGGCACCGTCGTCGAGCTTGTCCAGATGCATCACCACATTGCCTTCGAAGCGGATGACGTCGCCGCCCTCCGTGATTCGCAGGCGATCCGCGGTCAGCGTGCCGTTGGTCAGCTTGACGTCGACACGCTCGTCCGAGGAGACCGTGCCCTTGCCCATGTCGACGAAAGCCGAGTTCAGCCGCGCCTCGTAGCCGGTCGAGGTACGCAGGAAGATGTCCTTGTGCAGGTCGAGCTGCTGCTGCTTGTTGTCGAAGCGGCCGGTGCGCGCATCGAGGAACAGGGTCGACTGATCCTCCATCAGCACCTTCGCGCGCAGATCGGCGAGGTCGACATGATCGGGATCGGTGATGTCCTGCGTCGCCGTCTTGGCCCAGAGCTCGTAGGGCCGGCGGTCCGGCGTGAAGCCGGACATATGCGGCGATTCCATCGTGATCCTGGTGCCTGTCACCACGAGGTTTCCGGAGTCGAGCTTGAGAGGGATCGTGAAGGGATTGAGGAAGGTCGAGACGGAGACGATCGCGGCGATGGACGCGATCACCGTCACCGGCACCGCGACGCGCAGAATCCGCACCAGGCGGCTGTGGCGCGCCGCGGTGGCAAACTTCGCCGCAAGCGCGGCGTCGTAGGTGGGATTCTGGGCCGAATTCACCGCTGCTCCAGAGGGTCGCTCGCCTTGTCCGGTTGAAGGCCGCGCCATTGTACCCGGCGGCGACCGAATGTGCAGCCCGCGAGAGGCCGCAGGAAAGTGTCCGAAACGGGGCGCCGGCCCAGCCTATTTACGCATGATCTCTTCGGAAAACCGCTTCGCACTTTTCCGGATCATGCTTTGGAGGCCCGCTCAGGCCTCAGGAATGCGCAAAGATGTCCTCTTCCTCCCAGCCCTGGAGGTCGAGCAGAGCGCGGGTCGGCAGGAAGTCGAAACAGGCCTTTGCGAGCGCGGTGCGGCCCTCGCGGACCAGCATGGCGTCGAGCCGCTCGCGCAAGGCATGCAGATGCAGCACGTCGGAGGCGGCGTAGGCGAGCTGCGGCTCGGTCAGGCTGTCGGAACCCCAGTCGCTGGACTGCTGCTGCTTGGAGAGGTCGACGTTGAGCACCTCGCGCACGAGGTCTTTCAGGCCGTGGCGGTCGGTATAGGTGCGGGTCAGGCGGGAGGCAATCTTGGTGCAATAAATCGGCCCGGTCATGACGCCGAAGGTCTGGTACAGCACCGCGACGTCGAACCGCGCGAAATGGAAGATTTTCGTGATGGCGGGATTGGCGAGCAGAGCCTTCAGGTTCGGCGCGTCGGTGTGGCCCTTCGGGATCTGCACCACGTCGGCGCTGCCGTCGCCGGGCGAGAGCTGCACCACGCAGAGCCGGTCACGGTGCGGATTGAGCCCCATGGTCTCGGTGTCGATCGCCACCGCTCCGGTGTAACGGGACAGGTCGGGCAGGTCACCGCGGTGCAGGCGTACGGTCATGGCGTTTCAAAACCTCGGGTCGGATCGGTCTTTTGGAACAATAGGCTCATTTCGGATTGCCCGCGATGTATCCACTCGGGGCAGGTCGCGCAAGCGCCCGCTGGCTCAGATCGCGGCCAGCATGACGCAGATCATTGCCGCGACCGCCGTGCGGCTGGGCCCGTCGCGGAAGGCGTAGAGAATCGGATCATCCGGCATCTCGCGGCGATGCGCCATCATCAGGGCCCGGCCGAACCAGTACAGCAGCAGCGGGGTCATGAGCCACAGCATCCAGGGGCGGCTGTAGAGCGGCGTCACCGCGGTTGATGACACATAGAGCGAGAACACGGTCACCGCGTTCATGGCACTCGCCGCCGCCATCGCGGCGATGACATGCAGATCGGTGATCCGGTAGTCGCGGTTGGAGGGATCGGCGAGACCGGCGCCCTCGCGCATGCTGAGCTCGCTGAAGCGCTTGATCAGCGCCAGCGAGGTGAACACGAACAGCGAGAAGATCAGCAGCCATTCCGACAGCACGACGCCGACACCGACGGCGCCGGCGACGATGCGCAAGCTGTAGAGCCCGGCGAGCGTGACGACGTCGACCAGCATCTTGCGCTTGAGCACGAGCGAATAGGCGATCGTGGTGGCGAGATAGGCGCCGAGCACGCCGAGGAACAGCGGCGAGATGAAGAGGGAAGCTGCGACCGCAAACGACCACAGCACGGGGACCGCGAGCAACGCCGACGAGATCGGCAAATCGCCGGACGCGAGCGCGCGGTGGCGCTTGGTCGGATGCTGCCGGTCCGCGGCGAGGTCGAGCAGATCGTTCATCAGATAGGCGCCGGAAGCGCAGGCCGAGAACGCCAGGAACGCGA is a genomic window of Bradyrhizobium sp. CB1717 containing:
- the lptB gene encoding LPS export ABC transporter ATP-binding protein, with amino-acid sequence MVDLFSMFRRRPAKRGRPGFARQDITALGDSVGGLVPSPVRDAPPIARDQPMHAPDQFQGDYQADYQVDYQADYQAETPRAQVVHPVRAAAKPNGGGPQLLKRPGFLAVHSVEKSFGSRQVVRGVSIYVRRGEAVGLLGPNGAGKTTVFYMITGLIKADRGAIELDGHDVTKLPMYQRARLGIGYLPQEASIFRGLTVEQNIRAVLEVVEPSRKKREQQLDSLLDEFNITRLRKSPSIALSGGERRRVEIARALATRPNYMLLDEPFAGIDPIAVGDIQDLVRHLTNRGIGVLITDHNVRETLGLTDRAYIVYAGEILTEGSPDEIVADPDVRRLYLGEEFRL
- the lptC gene encoding LPS export ABC transporter periplasmic protein LptC; this translates as MNSAQNPTYDAALAAKFATAARHSRLVRILRVAVPVTVIASIAAIVSVSTFLNPFTIPLKLDSGNLVVTGTRITMESPHMSGFTPDRRPYELWAKTATQDITDPDHVDLADLRAKVLMEDQSTLFLDARTGRFDNKQQQLDLHKDIFLRTSTGYEARLNSAFVDMGKGTVSSDERVDVKLTNGTLTADRLRITEGGDVIRFEGNVVMHLDKLDDGAAAQPAPAEPAPPPAKSKNKSANSK
- a CDS encoding UbiA family prenyltransferase; its protein translation is MEQPAWQYDPGVPEPSANPAAARTLVIDLEGAMLRSELLMEALFSSPGRMLARFGAGGRAGMAALTAILARARIDYAHLPYDPDVLNRALAARARGEKIYLVAGRFADHAAGIAAHLGFDGVVTPADLAAGSLPFDRAAIERVSARNSSPVSLKTWAKALRVYQYAKNTLVFVPVITAHQMNFTTLGYALLAFLAFSACASGAYLMNDLLDLAADRQHPTKRHRALASGDLPISSALLAVPVLWSFAVAASLFISPLFLGVLGAYLATTIAYSLVLKRKMLVDVVTLAGLYSLRIVAGAVGVGVVLSEWLLIFSLFVFTSLALIKRFSELSMREGAGLADPSNRDYRITDLHVIAAMAAASAMNAVTVFSLYVSSTAVTPLYSRPWMLWLMTPLLLYWFGRALMMAHRREMPDDPILYAFRDGPSRTAVAAMICVMLAAI
- a CDS encoding ribonuclease D — translated: MTVRLHRGDLPDLSRYTGAVAIDTETMGLNPHRDRLCVVQLSPGDGSADVVQIPKGHTDAPNLKALLANPAITKIFHFARFDVAVLYQTFGVMTGPIYCTKIASRLTRTYTDRHGLKDLVREVLNVDLSKQQQSSDWGSDSLTEPQLAYAASDVLHLHALRERLDAMLVREGRTALAKACFDFLPTRALLDLQGWEEEDIFAHS
- the rpoN gene encoding RNA polymerase factor sigma-54, which gives rise to MALTQRLEFRQSQSLVMTPQLMQAIKLLQLSNLDLTTFVEEELERNPLLERASDEAPTEAPAEAGQFSDGDDFGGSNGDEPGGGSGEAFEPGQEEWMSKDLGTRAEIEQTLDTGLDNVFSEEPAEAAARNAQDAAPTTYTEWGGGASGDEDYNLEAFVAAETTLSDHLAEQLSVAFTAPAQRMIGQYLIDLVDEAGYLPPDLGQAAERLGASLQEVEDVLAVLQKFDPPGVCARSLSECLAIQLRELDRYDPAMQALVEHLDLLAKRDIAALRKLCGVDDEDIADMIGEIRRLNPKPGMKFGSARLQTMVPDVYVRPGPDGGWHVELNSDTLPRVLVNQTYYSELSKKIGKDGDKSYFTDALQNATWLVRALDQRARTILKVATEIVRQQDGFFTHGVAHLRPLNLKAVADAIQMHESTVSRVTANKYMATNRGTFELKYFFTASIASADGGEAHSAEAVRHHIKQLIDSEAPSAILSDDTIVERLRASGIDIARRTVAKYREAMRIPSSVQRRRDKQSALGNVLSTALSDRSRNTEPA
- the ptsN gene encoding PTS IIA-like nitrogen regulatory protein PtsN, which encodes MPITDLVAPEAILPALKVNSKKQALQELAAKAAELTGQNERSVFEVLLQREKLGTTAVGYGVAIPHGKLPKLEKIFGLFARLDRPIDFEAMDGQPVDLVFLLLAPEGAGADHLKALARIARLLRDQDIAKKLRASRDAQAIYSVLALPPATAA
- the raiA gene encoding ribosome-associated translation inhibitor RaiA yields the protein MTLRISGKSVSVGEALRGRVTDRTEEVLRKYFDGNYSGHITLSKDGFGFRTDCALHLDSGITLEADSNAPDAYASADQALLMIEKRLKRYKSRLKDRSARKTHVANAALAALDATAYVLEAPGEGEDEEEITGYSPVIIAEATTSLKQLSVSEAVMELDLSGAPCLVFQHGSSGRVNIIYRRADGNVGWVDPPGAKGDGKAGG
- a CDS encoding LptA/OstA family protein, with protein sequence MIRIFPRNEDKRRAIIGAAALAFGAALVAGGAAIAQSTMQGVPNAMQGFSQNRDQPIQIEAASLEMRDKKKEATFAGNVKVVQGDTTMTSKTLVVFYESGGDKPATAQPPAKGAKNSSTGAPMQSATPGPGGASSIKRLEARGNVVVTQKDQVVTGETAVFDTKTNLITMLGGSGGQVVLTQCKNVLRGDRLMVDMTTGVSRVESDSGRVQALLPQGGSNDCGPGAQGGQGGKPAAGSPLQLPGASKPK